A genomic region of Prevotella scopos JCM 17725 contains the following coding sequences:
- a CDS encoding carboxypeptidase-like regulatory domain-containing protein produces MTKGKSTCKLLKDIRQQIADANGISYQPKECHYEGDCAGTCPACEAEIRYLETQLRERKRKGWGMKVAGLAAGLCVATVPLTSCQNTPKACNVENKAQDSTDMPVMGDTVVIPKALTADLKNAIVIIGRVLDSSTGKAAPEVNVMLLGGKKRLSLGEDGRFVLQVNRNDTLVFSSYGFEDKVIVVKSIRNPDEMVVRLEPSLDVVGEIDREYLEKELADSTAPQSHKEKCNQK; encoded by the coding sequence ATGACGAAAGGAAAGAGTACTTGTAAGCTATTAAAGGATATTCGACAGCAGATAGCAGATGCGAATGGTATCAGCTATCAGCCTAAGGAGTGTCATTACGAAGGGGATTGTGCAGGCACTTGCCCTGCTTGTGAAGCGGAGATACGCTATTTAGAGACGCAATTAAGAGAACGGAAACGCAAGGGATGGGGCATGAAAGTGGCTGGTTTGGCTGCTGGTCTTTGTGTTGCTACGGTTCCGCTTACATCATGTCAGAACACTCCCAAAGCTTGCAACGTTGAGAATAAAGCTCAGGATTCTACTGATATGCCAGTTATGGGTGATACAGTAGTGATACCAAAAGCACTCACTGCAGATTTGAAGAATGCTATTGTTATTATTGGACGAGTGCTCGACTCTTCTACTGGTAAGGCTGCTCCGGAAGTTAATGTTATGCTATTAGGAGGTAAGAAGAGGCTGTCTTTGGGCGAAGATGGAAGATTTGTATTGCAGGTTAATCGTAATGATACCCTCGTGTTTTCATCTTATGGATTTGAGGATAAGGTGATAGTAGTGAAGTCTATTCGTAATCCTGATGAGATGGTTGTCCGTTTAGAACCTTCTCTTGATGTAGTAGGGGAGATAGATAGGGAGTATTTAGAGAAAGAATTAGCCGACAGCACTGCACCTCAATCACATAAAGAGAAATGCAATCAGAAATAA
- a CDS encoding carboxypeptidase-like regulatory domain-containing protein, whose product MVKGKSTCKLLKDIRQQIADANGISYQPKECHHKGDCAGTCPACEEEIRYLERELKARKGNGFGMKVAGIAAGICATVMPMTATAQTVKSDSTAHRPIHTAKKGDVKVVDLSDGCASPVVVRGMVIDEENKEPVIGAAVFIDGTNKGVATNIDGLFALKLPSDTSLVISYIGCKDKKVRVSSLLHSDDNVIVLEVSELSSLSCIAGGLVTVVNYDDVYGHRTYKPKTHKEKNKKKCK is encoded by the coding sequence ATGGTAAAAGGGAAGAGTACTTGTAAGTTGCTGAAGGATATTCGGCAGCAGATAGCGGATGCCAATGGTATCAGTTATCAGCCTAAAGAGTGTCATCACAAGGGGGATTGTGCAGGTACCTGCCCTGCTTGTGAAGAGGAGATACGTTATCTTGAACGTGAGTTAAAGGCACGTAAGGGTAATGGCTTCGGTATGAAGGTAGCTGGTATTGCTGCTGGTATCTGCGCTACGGTAATGCCGATGACTGCTACTGCGCAAACTGTTAAGTCTGATAGTACGGCTCATCGTCCTATACATACAGCTAAGAAAGGCGATGTAAAGGTAGTAGACCTTTCTGATGGTTGTGCATCACCTGTGGTTGTACGTGGAATGGTCATAGACGAAGAAAATAAAGAACCAGTGATAGGGGCAGCTGTTTTTATAGACGGAACAAACAAGGGCGTTGCAACAAATATTGATGGACTTTTTGCATTGAAGTTACCATCAGACACTTCGTTGGTTATTTCATATATAGGTTGTAAGGATAAGAAGGTTCGTGTAAGTTCTCTTTTGCATTCTGATGATAATGTTATTGTACTGGAAGTTTCTGAATTATCGAGTTTATCGTGCATAGCAGGAGGGCTTGTAACCGTTGTGAACTACGATGACGTGTATGGTCATAGGACTTATAAGCCGAAGACGCATAAGGAAAAGAATAAAAAGAAGTGTAAGTAA
- a CDS encoding carboxypeptidase-like regulatory domain-containing protein, translating to MAKGKSTCKLLKDIRQQIADANGISYQPKECHHRGDCAGTCPACEEEIRYLERELRTRKGNGFGMKVAGIAAGICATVIPMTAAAQGVKPDSTSNLPVRTAKKGDVKVVDLSDGCASPVVIRGMVIDSEDKEPLIGASILIDGTTKETVTNVDGQFALKVPSDTSLVVSSIGYNNKKVSVSSLLRSDNNVIMLKKLVLKGLFAVVTVSPNYDDVYGHRTYKPKSHKEKNKKKCK from the coding sequence ATGGCAAAAGGAAAGAGTACTTGTAAGTTGCTGAAGGATATTCGGCAGCAGATAGCGGATGCGAATGGTATCAGTTATCAGCCTAAGGAGTGTCATCACAGGGGGGATTGTGCAGGTACTTGCCCTGCTTGTGAGGAAGAAATACGTTATCTTGAACGTGAGTTAAGAACACGTAAGGGTAATGGCTTCGGAATGAAGGTAGCTGGTATTGCTGCTGGTATCTGCGCTACGGTAATTCCGATGACGGCTGCTGCGCAAGGTGTTAAGCCCGATAGTACTTCTAATCTTCCTGTGCGTACAGCTAAGAAAGGCGATGTAAAGGTAGTAGACCTTTCTGATGGTTGTGCATCACCTGTGGTTATACGTGGAATGGTCATAGACAGTGAAGATAAAGAACCTTTGATAGGTGCTTCTATCTTAATAGACGGAACAACCAAGGAAACGGTTACAAATGTAGATGGACAGTTTGCTCTGAAAGTACCGTCAGACACGTCGTTGGTTGTATCATCTATAGGATACAATAATAAGAAGGTTAGTGTAAGTTCTCTTTTACGTTCTGACAATAATGTTATTATGCTTAAAAAGCTGGTGTTGAAAGGTCTTTTTGCAGTAGTAACCGTTTCGCCAAACTACGATGATGTGTATGGGCATAGGACTTATAAACCGAAGTCGCATAAGGAGAAGAATAAAAAGAAGTGTAAGTAA
- a CDS encoding carboxypeptidase-like regulatory domain-containing protein produces MIKGKSTCKLLKDIRQQIADANGISYQPKECQHKGDCAGTCPACEEEIRYLERELRARKGNGFGMKVAGIAAGICATVMPMTVAAQGVKPDSTANPPVHTAKKGDVKVVDLSDGCASPVVVRGMVIGSDDKEPVIGASVFIDGTNKGDVTNIDGQFALQVPPDTSLVISYIGYKTKKVHVSSLLHSDNNVIVLEEDRDVMLDGIVTIATRPTCKGENKGNKDDVSGRRADKPKSHKEKNKKKCK; encoded by the coding sequence ATGATAAAAGGAAAGAGTACTTGTAAGTTGCTGAAGGATATTCGGCAGCAGATAGCGGATGCGAATGGTATCAGCTATCAGCCTAAGGAGTGTCAACACAAGGGGGATTGTGCGGGTACTTGTCCTGCTTGTGAGGAGGAGATACGTTATCTTGAACGTGAGTTAAGAGCACGTAAGGGTAATGGCTTCGGTATGAAGGTGGCTGGTATTGCTGCTGGTATCTGTGCTACGGTAATGCCGATGACTGTTGCTGCGCAAGGTGTTAAGCCTGATAGTACGGCTAACCCTCCTGTACATACAGCTAAGAAAGGCGATGTAAAGGTAGTAGACCTTTCTGATGGTTGTGCATCACCTGTGGTTGTACGTGGAATGGTCATTGGTAGTGATGATAAAGAACCTGTAATAGGTGCTTCTGTTTTTATAGACGGAACAAACAAAGGTGATGTAACAAATATTGATGGACAGTTTGCCTTGCAAGTACCACCAGACACTTCTTTGGTTATTTCATATATCGGATACAAGACAAAGAAGGTTCATGTAAGCTCTCTTTTGCATTCTGATAATAATGTTATTGTGCTTGAAGAAGATAGAGATGTAATGTTAGATGGCATTGTAACAATAGCTACACGACCTACCTGTAAAGGTGAAAATAAAGGTAATAAAGATGACGTGAGTGGTCGTAGAGCTGATAAGCCGAAGTCGCATAAGGAGAAGAATAAAAAGAAGTGTAAGTAA
- a CDS encoding carboxypeptidase-like regulatory domain-containing protein: MAKGKSTCKLLKDIRQQIADANGISYQPKECHYKGDCAGTCPACEEEIRYLERELKARKGNGFGMKVAGIAAGICATVMPMTAAAQGVKPDSTSNLPVRTAKKGDIKVVDLSEGCASPVVVRGMVIGGDDKEPLIGASIVIDGTKKGDVTNIDGQFALKVPSDTSLVISYIGYKTKKVHVSSLLHSDDNVIVLEAYAIVGEVVIVTPNYDDVYGHRTYKPKSHKEKNKKKCK; this comes from the coding sequence ATGGCAAAAGGGAAGAGTACTTGTAAGCTACTAAAGGATATTCGGCAGCAGATAGCGGATGCGAATGGTATCAGCTATCAGCCTAAAGAGTGTCATTACAAGGGGGATTGTGCAGGTACTTGTCCTGCTTGTGAGGAAGAAATACGCTATCTTGAACGTGAGTTAAAAGCACGTAAGGGTAATGGCTTCGGTATGAAGGTGGCTGGTATTGCTGCAGGTATCTGTGCTACGGTAATGCCGATGACTGCTGCTGCGCAAGGTGTTAAGCCCGATAGTACTTCTAATCTTCCTGTGCGTACAGCTAAGAAAGGCGATATAAAGGTAGTAGACCTTTCTGAAGGTTGTGCATCACCTGTAGTTGTACGTGGAATGGTAATAGGCGGTGATGATAAAGAACCTTTGATAGGTGCTTCTATTGTAATAGACGGAACAAAGAAGGGTGATGTAACAAATATTGATGGACAGTTTGCCTTGAAAGTACCATCAGACACTTCGTTGGTTATTTCATATATCGGGTACAAGACAAAGAAGGTTCATGTAAGTTCTCTTTTGCATTCTGATGATAATGTTATTGTGCTGGAAGCCTATGCCATAGTAGGAGAAGTTGTAATCGTTACGCCAAACTACGATGATGTGTATGGTCATAGGACTTATAAACCGAAATCGCATAAGGAGAAGAATAAAAAGAAGTGTAAGTAA